A genome region from Sphingomonas anseongensis includes the following:
- the yajC gene encoding preprotein translocase subunit YajC translates to MSIQPILISTAAAASAPQAGGASAMLVGILPWILIFVIFYVLLIRPQQRRAKEHQNEIAAVKKGDDVVTGGGLIGRVVKVSDTEVEVEIAQGVRVRAVKSTLTQVVKPKAKPAND, encoded by the coding sequence ATGTCCATACAACCCATACTGATATCGACAGCCGCAGCGGCTTCCGCTCCACAGGCCGGAGGCGCTTCGGCGATGCTGGTCGGAATCCTTCCGTGGATCCTGATTTTCGTGATCTTCTACGTGCTTCTGATCCGCCCTCAGCAGAGGCGGGCGAAGGAGCACCAGAACGAGATCGCCGCAGTCAAGAAGGGCGACGACGTCGTCACCGGCGGCGGGCTCATCGGCCGGGTCGTGAAGGTGTCGGACACCGAGGTCGAGGTCGAGATCGCCCAGGGCGTCAGGGTCCGGGCGGTCAAGTCCACGCTGACCCAGGTGGTCAAGCCCAAAGCCAAGCCCGCGAACGACTAG
- a CDS encoding cupredoxin domain-containing protein, which translates to MRRLSPVLAAAAWALLLTSAPAAAAPRSYTIVVDKMKFGALPTTVRAGDIIVWDNRDMFRHSATAKGAFDIDLPAGKVVKVRMKRDGTFAFICKYHPGMKGVLKVAR; encoded by the coding sequence ATGCGGCGACTTTCACCTGTTCTCGCCGCGGCTGCGTGGGCCCTGCTGCTGACTTCAGCCCCTGCGGCAGCGGCTCCACGCAGCTATACGATCGTGGTCGACAAGATGAAGTTCGGAGCGCTTCCGACGACGGTTCGCGCCGGCGACATCATCGTCTGGGACAATCGCGACATGTTCCGCCACAGCGCGACGGCAAAGGGCGCGTTCGATATCGACCTTCCAGCCGGCAAGGTCGTGAAGGTCAGGATGAAGCGCGACGGCACCTTCGCCTTCATCTGCAAATACCACCCCGGGATGAAGGGTGTATTGAAGGTGGCTCGATGA
- a CDS encoding glycoside hydrolase family 108 protein, whose protein sequence is MEIDDLIDALIEREGGYANHPSDRGGPTKYGITEAVARAHGYAGAMRDLPRDEAAAIYKRLYWLRPRFDQVAKRSGAVAAELFDTGANMGPAVAATFLQRALSALNRDRKDYADLVPDGRIGAATLAALDTFLQLRGKTTGESVLLRALDALQGERYIRLAERRPANEAFLYGWLANRIG, encoded by the coding sequence GTGGAAATTGACGACCTGATTGATGCGCTGATCGAGCGCGAGGGCGGATATGCGAACCACCCGTCCGACCGCGGCGGGCCGACCAAATATGGGATCACCGAGGCGGTGGCACGGGCCCACGGCTATGCGGGCGCCATGCGCGATCTTCCGCGCGACGAAGCCGCGGCGATTTACAAGCGGCTCTACTGGCTGAGGCCGCGCTTCGACCAAGTGGCCAAAAGGTCGGGGGCGGTGGCCGCCGAGCTGTTCGACACAGGCGCCAACATGGGCCCTGCGGTCGCGGCTACATTCCTCCAGCGCGCGCTGTCGGCGCTCAATCGCGATCGCAAGGATTATGCGGACCTGGTCCCGGACGGGCGTATCGGCGCGGCGACCCTGGCAGCGCTCGACACCTTTCTCCAGCTACGCGGCAAAACGACCGGCGAAAGCGTGCTCCTTCGAGCGCTCGATGCGCTTCAGGGCGAGCGGTACATCCGCCTCGCCGAGCGCCGTCCGGCCAACGAGGCCTTCCTCTACGGGTGGTTGGCAAACCGTATTGGTTAA
- a CDS encoding DUF4142 domain-containing protein, with amino-acid sequence MKFALPAIVAAGALAFSGIAVAADGPSDPQIAHIAYTAGNIDVAAAKQALAKSHNVAVREFASEMVRDHEAVNDKALALVKELKVTPEDNATSQALNKGAAEEMKKLAALNGAAFDKAYVQNEVAFHATVNGALKSTLIPSADNAQLKSLLETGLTLFGEHQMHAEHLAATLK; translated from the coding sequence ATGAAATTTGCATTGCCAGCGATCGTCGCGGCCGGCGCACTCGCGTTCAGCGGGATTGCCGTGGCCGCCGACGGGCCTTCTGATCCGCAAATCGCGCACATCGCCTACACCGCCGGCAACATCGACGTCGCCGCGGCGAAGCAGGCGCTGGCCAAGTCGCACAATGTTGCGGTCCGCGAATTCGCAAGCGAGATGGTCCGTGACCATGAGGCGGTTAATGACAAGGCGCTCGCGCTCGTCAAGGAGCTGAAGGTCACGCCGGAGGACAATGCGACGAGCCAGGCTCTGAACAAGGGCGCGGCGGAAGAGATGAAGAAGTTGGCGGCGCTAAACGGCGCAGCCTTCGACAAGGCCTACGTCCAGAACGAGGTCGCCTTCCACGCGACGGTCAACGGAGCGCTCAAGTCGACCCTGATCCCGTCGGCGGACAACGCTCAGCTCAAGTCGCTCCTCGAAACCGGCCTCACACTGTTCGGCGAGCACCAGATGCATGCCGAGCACCTGGCTGCGACGCTCAAGTAA
- a CDS encoding M20/M25/M40 family metallo-hydrolase, translating to MLRSLCLAAAAALAAFASPAAAQLSPAEQAMIGAVDSERDRTVAMLGRWVEQNSGTMNFVGVRSVGEMLRSEFEPLGFKVRWEEETGADRAGHLVAYHKGRGKKLLLIAHLDTVFEKSSPFQHWEVKGDTGVGPGSSDDKGGMAVIVAALRAMKAAGTLRNADITVFMSGDEEDAGNPISISRAALVREGKRADVAIDFEPLAVDKGLDMGSTARRSSGSWTLTISGKSAHSSGIFAPGVGYGAIYELARVLDEFRRELPEQNLTYNVGLVTGGAAAELQDGGLTGEASGKTNIIAGTAIARGDLRALTQDQIDRTKAKMQAIVAHPLPGTTSVLSFDPGDYPPMAPTEGNRAILTKVNTVNRDMGLPEMGELPPSQRGAGDISFVAADVDSLAGMGASGDGSHAPGETVDIPSIFKQAKRTAILLSRLSKERSR from the coding sequence TTGCTTCGTTCCCTCTGCCTGGCCGCAGCGGCCGCACTGGCCGCTTTTGCCTCCCCCGCCGCGGCCCAACTCTCGCCCGCCGAGCAGGCGATGATTGGGGCTGTCGATTCAGAGCGTGACCGGACGGTTGCGATGCTCGGGCGCTGGGTCGAGCAGAACAGCGGGACGATGAACTTCGTCGGTGTGCGCTCGGTCGGAGAGATGCTCCGCTCGGAGTTCGAGCCGCTCGGCTTCAAGGTGCGCTGGGAGGAGGAAACCGGCGCGGACCGCGCCGGGCACCTGGTCGCTTACCACAAGGGGCGCGGCAAGAAGCTGCTTCTGATCGCCCATCTCGACACGGTGTTCGAGAAGAGCTCACCGTTCCAGCATTGGGAGGTGAAGGGCGACACCGGCGTCGGCCCGGGATCGAGCGACGACAAAGGCGGCATGGCGGTGATCGTCGCGGCGCTTCGCGCGATGAAGGCGGCCGGAACGCTTCGCAACGCCGACATCACCGTGTTCATGAGCGGCGATGAGGAGGACGCGGGCAACCCCATTTCGATCTCGCGCGCGGCTCTGGTTCGCGAAGGCAAGCGCGCCGACGTCGCGATCGATTTCGAGCCTCTGGCTGTCGACAAGGGCCTCGACATGGGTTCAACCGCTCGCCGAAGCTCGGGAAGCTGGACTCTCACCATCAGCGGAAAGTCTGCGCACTCGAGCGGAATCTTCGCTCCAGGAGTCGGTTACGGTGCGATTTACGAGCTGGCGCGGGTGCTCGACGAGTTCCGCCGTGAGCTTCCCGAACAGAACCTCACCTACAACGTGGGGCTGGTCACGGGCGGCGCCGCTGCGGAGCTCCAGGACGGGGGCCTCACCGGTGAGGCGAGCGGAAAGACCAACATCATCGCCGGCACAGCGATCGCCCGCGGCGACCTTCGGGCGCTGACCCAGGACCAGATCGACCGGACCAAGGCGAAGATGCAGGCGATCGTCGCCCACCCGCTCCCCGGAACCACCTCCGTGCTGAGCTTCGATCCCGGCGACTATCCGCCAATGGCCCCGACGGAGGGCAACCGCGCGATCCTGACCAAGGTCAACACCGTCAACCGCGACATGGGGTTGCCTGAAATGGGCGAGCTTCCGCCCTCGCAGCGCGGGGCAGGCGACATCAGTTTTGTCGCCGCCGACGTGGACTCGCTTGCCGGAATGGGCGCTTCGGGAGACGGCTCGCATGCACCTGGCGAGACGGTGGATATCCCGTCGATCTTCAAGCAGGCGAAGCGGACCGCGATCCTGCTCTCCCGCCTGTCGAAGGAACGCTCCCGCTAG
- a CDS encoding serine hydrolase domain-containing protein — protein sequence MKKHILALALVAAASAFPPAAVAAPAEAAPIDAQQAVAEIDRQMTEAAAKGFGGAVVIEQGGKMLLAKGYGFADRERKVPFTPDTVAQIGSITKSQTAAALATLVAEGRVSLSDPVSKFVPEAREPGRSRTVAQLVSHSSGLLDSCTDDFAEQSEAMLVGDCLARPLAHAPGEDNYSNMGYSTLALIIQRVTGKNWEEAVRERVWYPLGMKDIGFYFRGQPDELFAHGYLKNAKQPVIAQSIAKLGGNDWALRGNGGIQASSKAMVRFIDGVVDGGLPAEARKLIMAPVPGQSGEVREGFGFAFRYNDDGSLYRMGHAGSDGTFFSYLCWFPANDVRIYFVGNNGEPEVKPVLQLVLKPAAHIAPSATRPTR from the coding sequence ATGAAGAAACACATCCTCGCTCTCGCGCTCGTCGCGGCAGCTTCGGCGTTTCCGCCGGCGGCGGTTGCCGCTCCGGCTGAAGCGGCACCGATCGACGCCCAACAGGCGGTGGCGGAGATCGACCGGCAGATGACCGAAGCGGCCGCGAAGGGCTTCGGCGGCGCCGTGGTCATCGAGCAGGGCGGTAAGATGCTTCTGGCCAAGGGCTACGGATTCGCCGACCGCGAGCGGAAGGTGCCCTTCACTCCCGACACGGTCGCGCAGATCGGCTCGATCACGAAGAGCCAGACGGCTGCAGCGCTGGCGACCTTGGTCGCGGAGGGCAGGGTATCGCTGTCCGACCCGGTTTCGAAGTTCGTTCCCGAGGCGCGGGAGCCGGGCCGCTCACGGACCGTCGCGCAGCTTGTCTCGCACAGCTCGGGGCTACTCGACAGCTGCACCGACGATTTCGCCGAGCAGTCGGAGGCGATGCTGGTTGGCGACTGCCTTGCGCGTCCGCTGGCGCACGCGCCGGGCGAGGATAATTACTCCAACATGGGCTACTCCACGCTCGCGCTGATCATCCAGCGAGTGACCGGGAAGAATTGGGAGGAGGCGGTTCGCGAGCGCGTCTGGTATCCGCTCGGCATGAAGGACATCGGCTTTTATTTCCGCGGCCAGCCCGACGAGCTGTTCGCCCACGGCTATCTGAAGAACGCCAAGCAGCCGGTGATTGCGCAGTCGATCGCCAAGCTCGGCGGTAACGACTGGGCGCTTCGGGGCAACGGCGGAATCCAGGCTTCGTCGAAAGCGATGGTCCGCTTCATCGACGGTGTCGTCGATGGCGGTTTGCCGGCCGAAGCGCGCAAGTTGATCATGGCACCGGTTCCGGGGCAGTCCGGCGAGGTCCGCGAAGGATTCGGCTTCGCCTTTCGATACAATGACGACGGATCGCTCTACCGGATGGGGCACGCCGGTTCCGACGGGACTTTCTTCTCATATCTCTGCTGGTTTCCGGCGAACGACGTCCGCATCTATTTCGTCGGGAACAACGGCGAACCGGAAGTGAAGCCGGTTCTCCAACTTGTGCTCAAACCTGCGGCGCACATCGCGCCGTCCGCGACCCGTCCGACACGATGA
- the hslV gene encoding ATP-dependent protease subunit HslV has product MDSWHGTTILGVKKDGKTVIAGDGQVSLGNTVIKPNAKKVRRLGEDGAVIGGFAGATADAFTLFERLEGKLEQFHGQLLRAAVELAKDWRMDKYLRNLEAMMIVADKDSMLILTGNGDVLEPEGGVAAIGSGGNYALAAARALTEYEPDPEKLARRAMAIAAEVCVFTNDQLTIETVGK; this is encoded by the coding sequence ATGGACAGCTGGCACGGAACGACGATCCTCGGCGTGAAGAAGGACGGAAAGACCGTCATCGCCGGCGACGGGCAGGTGTCGCTGGGCAACACGGTCATCAAGCCCAACGCCAAGAAAGTCCGCAGGCTGGGCGAGGACGGAGCCGTGATCGGCGGCTTCGCCGGAGCGACCGCGGATGCATTCACCCTGTTCGAGCGGCTGGAAGGCAAGCTCGAGCAATTTCACGGGCAGCTCCTGCGCGCTGCTGTCGAGCTCGCCAAGGACTGGCGGATGGACAAATATCTTCGCAACCTGGAGGCGATGATGATCGTCGCCGACAAGGATTCGATGCTGATCCTGACCGGCAACGGCGATGTCCTCGAGCCCGAAGGCGGCGTTGCCGCGATCGGGTCGGGCGGCAATTATGCGCTCGCGGCCGCGCGGGCTCTGACCGAGTACGAGCCGGACCCCGAGAAGCTCGCCCGCCGGGCGATGGCGATCGCCGCGGAGGTCTGCGTCTTCACCAACGACCAGCTGACGATCGAGACGGTCGGTAAGTGA
- the secD gene encoding protein translocase subunit SecD, producing the protein MLDFPRWKVLSIWGLVLLGILFSIPSLIPPSSRHLWPSFLPHSTISLGLDLAGGSHLLLEADLQDLTKQRLQTMEDTVSSEMGRGEPRIGISDVSTSGGRVSFLVTDPTQVDAAVERMRAVTQGVGLTGTRDWDVGVVDLNRIVLTPTKSGTDQSLKNAMSVARDVVRRRIDPGGTKEITVITEGNDRILVQVPGVENPEELKRLIGQTARLEFKLVDLSADPAQVQQGHAPAGSQVLPMAEGGSFIALKRRVIVSGDQLENARQGFDQDGRPVVEIKFDADGARRFGRVTQENVNKPFAIILDDKVLSAPNINEPILGGSAQISGGFTVESANELAISLASGKLPVKLNVIEERSVGPDLGADSIHKGVVASLIGIAGVILFMLVTYGRFGVYANIALIVNGFLILGIMAIFNATLTLPGIAGFVLTIGAAVDANVLINERIREEHRRGRKVVDAVDTGYQEAMRAIYDANVTHVISAALMAYFGSGPVRGFAVVLLIGVVTSVFTAVFFTRMLVAQWLRHKRPKTLPI; encoded by the coding sequence GTGCTCGATTTTCCCCGCTGGAAGGTGCTTTCGATCTGGGGGCTGGTGCTGCTCGGGATCCTATTCTCGATTCCCAGCCTCATCCCGCCCAGTTCGCGCCACCTTTGGCCGTCTTTCCTTCCGCACTCGACGATCAGCCTCGGCCTCGATCTCGCGGGCGGAAGCCATCTTCTTCTCGAAGCGGATCTCCAGGACCTGACCAAGCAGCGCCTCCAGACAATGGAGGACACGGTCAGCAGCGAGATGGGCCGGGGCGAGCCGCGAATCGGAATCTCCGACGTCTCCACCAGCGGCGGGCGAGTGTCGTTTCTCGTCACCGATCCGACGCAGGTCGATGCCGCGGTCGAACGGATGCGCGCGGTAACCCAGGGCGTCGGCCTGACCGGAACACGCGACTGGGATGTAGGGGTCGTCGACCTCAACCGAATCGTCCTGACCCCGACCAAGTCCGGGACCGACCAGTCTCTCAAGAACGCAATGAGCGTCGCCCGCGACGTCGTCCGCCGCCGCATCGATCCGGGCGGAACCAAGGAAATCACGGTCATCACCGAAGGCAATGACCGGATCTTGGTACAGGTGCCTGGCGTCGAAAATCCCGAGGAGCTCAAGCGGCTGATCGGGCAGACCGCTCGCCTCGAATTCAAGCTCGTCGACCTTTCGGCCGACCCCGCGCAGGTGCAGCAGGGACATGCGCCAGCGGGAAGCCAGGTGCTTCCCATGGCCGAGGGCGGAAGCTTCATCGCGCTCAAGCGCCGGGTGATCGTTTCCGGCGACCAGCTCGAGAATGCCCGGCAGGGCTTCGATCAGGACGGCCGGCCGGTCGTCGAGATCAAGTTCGACGCCGACGGAGCGCGGCGATTCGGGCGAGTGACCCAGGAGAACGTCAATAAGCCCTTCGCGATTATTCTCGACGACAAGGTGCTGTCGGCTCCGAACATCAACGAGCCGATCCTTGGCGGAAGCGCGCAGATCAGCGGCGGGTTCACCGTCGAAAGCGCCAATGAGCTGGCGATCTCGCTCGCATCGGGCAAGCTTCCGGTGAAACTCAACGTGATCGAGGAGCGCTCGGTCGGTCCGGACCTTGGTGCGGACTCGATCCATAAAGGGGTGGTCGCCAGCCTGATCGGCATCGCCGGCGTCATCCTGTTCATGCTGGTCACCTACGGGCGGTTCGGCGTCTATGCGAACATCGCGCTCATCGTGAACGGCTTCCTGATCCTCGGGATCATGGCAATCTTCAACGCGACCCTGACTCTTCCTGGAATCGCCGGCTTCGTGCTGACGATCGGCGCCGCCGTCGACGCGAACGTCCTGATCAACGAGCGAATACGCGAGGAGCACCGGCGCGGTCGAAAGGTCGTCGACGCGGTCGATACCGGTTACCAGGAGGCGATGCGCGCGATTTACGACGCGAACGTCACCCACGTGATCTCCGCGGCGCTGATGGCCTATTTCGGATCGGGCCCTGTCCGCGGATTCGCGGTCGTTCTCCTCATCGGCGTCGTCACCTCGGTGTTCACCGCCGTTTTCTTCACCCGGATGCTTGTCGCGCAATGGCTACGCCACAAGCGCCCGAAGACGCTCCCGATTTGA
- a CDS encoding RNA polymerase sigma factor produces the protein MSAQPHMDYSAVGDVELARLCKSRDRRAMRHLITANNQRLFRTAWSILKDRSDAEEAVQAGYASAFAAMDSFEGRSSLSTWLTRIVVNEALGRLRSQRRKREYLESEGVALLDTYRERLAQASAEPAPDATVAREQLRKLIERAVADLSDGFRSVFVLREIEGLSIEETAEVLAIPPATVKTRLHRARAKLQEALAPEVKGALCGSFPFAGADCAALTERVMAALD, from the coding sequence ATGAGCGCTCAACCGCATATGGATTATTCGGCAGTTGGCGACGTCGAGCTGGCTCGGCTGTGCAAGAGCCGCGACCGCAGGGCGATGCGGCACCTGATCACCGCCAACAACCAACGGCTGTTCCGAACGGCGTGGAGCATTCTCAAGGACCGAAGCGACGCCGAGGAGGCGGTCCAGGCCGGCTATGCAAGCGCCTTTGCGGCGATGGATAGCTTTGAAGGGCGGTCGTCCCTCAGCACGTGGCTGACCCGGATCGTCGTCAACGAGGCGCTCGGACGGCTCCGGTCGCAGCGGCGTAAACGCGAGTATCTGGAAAGCGAAGGTGTGGCCTTGCTCGATACCTACAGGGAGCGGCTGGCGCAGGCGTCGGCGGAACCGGCACCGGATGCGACCGTCGCCCGAGAGCAGCTTCGGAAGCTGATCGAGCGGGCGGTCGCCGACCTGTCCGACGGTTTCCGGTCGGTATTCGTGCTCCGCGAGATCGAAGGGCTGAGCATCGAGGAAACAGCGGAAGTGCTCGCTATTCCGCCGGCAACGGTGAAGACGAGGCTCCACCGGGCAAGAGCCAAGCTGCAGGAGGCGCTGGCGCCCGAAGTCAAAGGCGCCTTGTGCGGAAGCTTCCCCTTCGCCGGCGCCGACTGTGCGGCGCTTACGGAGCGGGTGATGGCAGCCCTCGACTAA
- a CDS encoding holin family protein — MALLDAIIGPVSKLLDRIIPDPQARDRAKLELLKLQGDQEASAIATQMQAIVAEAQSPDPWTSRARPSFLYVMYALILWSIPMGLIAAAKPDVASAIGSGMTSYLRGLPDELYTLFGTGYLGYTAARTWQKVKGA, encoded by the coding sequence ATGGCTTTGCTCGATGCAATCATCGGACCCGTTTCCAAGCTTCTCGACCGTATTATTCCCGATCCGCAGGCGCGCGACCGCGCCAAGCTCGAGCTGCTGAAGCTCCAGGGCGACCAGGAAGCTTCTGCAATCGCCACCCAGATGCAGGCAATCGTCGCCGAAGCACAGTCGCCGGATCCATGGACGAGCAGGGCCCGGCCGAGCTTTCTCTACGTGATGTACGCCCTCATCCTTTGGTCGATCCCGATGGGCCTGATCGCCGCCGCCAAGCCCGACGTTGCGAGCGCGATCGGTAGCGGGATGACCAGCTATCTGCGCGGCCTTCCGGACGAGCTCTACACGCTCTTCGGCACCGGCTACCTCGGCTATACGGCAGCGCGGACGTGGCAGAAGGTCAAAGGCGCCTGA
- a CDS encoding TMEM175 family protein, producing the protein MAAFTDAVFAIVITLMVLELRVPEGTGLAALKPELPLFGTYVLSFVYLGLYWNNHHHMLQSAKRVDGAVLWSNLGLLFWLSLFPFVIRWVGEGGVTTLPVAAFGVVLFMAALFYLILEKALMAVEGEQSSIAAALGSERKEWLSLALYAAGLASAFLLSPYVSVALYVAVAIMWLLPDRRFERRL; encoded by the coding sequence ATGGCCGCGTTCACCGATGCGGTGTTCGCCATTGTCATCACCCTAATGGTGCTCGAGCTGCGCGTACCCGAAGGAACAGGGCTTGCAGCGCTGAAGCCCGAGCTTCCGCTGTTCGGCACTTACGTGCTCTCGTTCGTCTACCTCGGCCTCTACTGGAACAACCACCATCACATGCTGCAGTCGGCGAAGCGGGTGGACGGGGCTGTGCTCTGGTCCAATCTCGGCCTGCTGTTCTGGCTCAGCCTGTTCCCGTTCGTGATTCGCTGGGTGGGCGAGGGCGGAGTGACAACGTTGCCGGTGGCCGCGTTCGGGGTCGTCCTGTTCATGGCGGCGCTGTTCTACCTTATCCTCGAAAAGGCGCTGATGGCCGTCGAAGGCGAACAGTCCTCTATCGCGGCCGCGCTCGGCTCCGAGCGCAAGGAATGGCTGAGCCTCGCTCTCTATGCAGCGGGGCTGGCGAGCGCGTTCCTGCTGTCGCCCTACGTTTCGGTGGCGCTTTATGTCGCGGTCGCGATCATGTGGCTGTTGCCTGACCGTCGCTTCGAGCGCCGCTTGTAA
- the hslU gene encoding ATP-dependent protease ATPase subunit HslU, producing the protein MLKDKLTPKAIVAALDEHIVGQDDAKKAVAVALRNRWRRQQLSPELREEVTPKNILMIGPTGCGKTEISRRLARLADAPFVKVEATKFTEVGYVGRDVEQIARDLVEEAVRLERERRREKVRKAAEDAAMDRLLDALTGKGSSTATRDSFRQRFEEGSLEKAEVEIEVEDTPAAPFEIPGMGAQVFDLKSLMGKAMGGGQRTRRKLKVPDAFARLTEEEADKRVDPDDINRVALADAEANGIVFLDEIDKIAVSDVRGGSISREGVQRDLLPLIEGTTVATKYGPLKTDHILFIASGAFHIAKPADLLPELQGRLPIRVELKALTEEDFVRILSQTRASLTEQYKALLGTEEVTIDFTEDGIAGLARIAAEVNDAVENIGARRLQTVMEKLLEDVSFSAEDRKGETLTIDAAFVDAQLAGIAKNADLSRYVL; encoded by the coding sequence ATGCTCAAGGACAAGCTGACGCCCAAGGCGATCGTCGCGGCTCTCGACGAGCATATCGTCGGCCAGGACGACGCGAAGAAGGCGGTCGCGGTCGCCCTTCGCAATCGCTGGCGGCGGCAGCAGCTCAGCCCCGAGCTTCGCGAAGAGGTCACTCCCAAGAACATTCTGATGATCGGGCCGACCGGCTGCGGAAAGACCGAGATCAGCCGCCGCCTTGCACGGCTCGCGGACGCTCCGTTTGTGAAGGTCGAGGCAACCAAGTTCACCGAGGTCGGCTATGTCGGCCGCGACGTCGAGCAGATCGCCCGCGACCTCGTCGAGGAAGCGGTGCGGCTGGAGCGTGAGAGGCGGCGCGAGAAGGTCCGCAAGGCCGCAGAGGATGCGGCGATGGACAGGCTTCTCGATGCGCTGACCGGCAAGGGATCGAGCACTGCGACCCGCGACAGCTTCCGCCAGCGATTCGAGGAAGGAAGCCTCGAAAAAGCCGAAGTCGAGATCGAGGTCGAAGACACGCCCGCAGCTCCGTTCGAAATTCCCGGAATGGGCGCCCAGGTGTTCGACCTGAAGTCGCTGATGGGCAAGGCGATGGGCGGCGGCCAGCGCACCCGCCGCAAGCTAAAGGTTCCGGACGCCTTCGCTCGGCTTACCGAGGAAGAGGCGGACAAGCGCGTCGATCCCGACGACATCAACCGGGTCGCTCTGGCGGATGCCGAAGCCAACGGAATCGTCTTCCTCGACGAGATCGACAAGATCGCGGTCAGCGACGTACGCGGCGGATCGATCAGCCGCGAGGGAGTCCAGCGCGACCTCCTTCCGTTGATCGAGGGCACGACGGTCGCCACCAAATATGGGCCGCTGAAGACCGACCACATCCTCTTCATCGCTTCCGGCGCCTTCCACATCGCCAAGCCCGCCGACCTTCTGCCGGAGCTCCAGGGGCGACTCCCGATTCGGGTTGAGCTCAAGGCGCTGACGGAAGAGGATTTCGTCCGCATCCTGTCGCAGACCCGCGCAAGCCTGACCGAGCAGTACAAGGCGCTGCTCGGAACCGAGGAGGTCACGATCGACTTCACCGAGGACGGTATCGCCGGTCTCGCGCGCATCGCCGCTGAAGTGAACGACGCGGTGGAGAATATCGGCGCGCGGCGGCTTCAGACGGTGATGGAGAAATTGCTCGAGGACGTCAGCTTCTCGGCCGAGGACCGCAAGGGCGAGACGCTGACGATCGACGCCGCCTTCGTTGACGCCCAGCTCGCCGGAATCGCGAAGAACGCCGACCTCAGCCGCTACGTTCTGTAA
- a CDS encoding TIGR02117 family protein: MSERKRKRRHRSKRTTVTGRILTALLAIPAAYMLAALIGSFVPLNRGWAEPEHGITIYLADNGLHSDIIMPARAAGLDWSTVLRRSDAAAAPADAGWVAFGSGEERVYLQTPTWWDIRPATIWAVLTGSRRVLHVEWIDDPSYAERQIRLRPEEYRRLWAALRADFRLDDEGRPVRIDHPGYDCCDSFYWAGGGFNALTTCNAWTADKLRLAGVKTSLWPPFVPGLLWRYRKVTERSG, encoded by the coding sequence ATGAGCGAACGCAAGCGCAAGCGGCGACACCGGTCGAAGCGGACGACGGTCACGGGGCGAATCCTGACCGCGCTGCTGGCTATCCCGGCCGCCTATATGCTCGCAGCGCTGATTGGCTCCTTCGTTCCGCTGAATCGGGGGTGGGCCGAGCCCGAGCACGGAATCACCATCTACCTCGCCGACAATGGCCTCCACAGCGACATCATTATGCCGGCGCGCGCCGCAGGGCTCGACTGGTCGACAGTCCTTCGCCGGAGCGACGCGGCCGCGGCTCCTGCCGATGCGGGCTGGGTCGCGTTCGGATCGGGCGAGGAGCGGGTCTACCTACAGACGCCGACCTGGTGGGACATCCGGCCCGCTACAATCTGGGCGGTGCTGACCGGAAGCCGGCGGGTGCTCCACGTCGAGTGGATTGACGACCCCTCCTACGCCGAGCGGCAGATTCGCCTGCGGCCCGAGGAATATCGCCGGCTGTGGGCAGCGCTCCGCGCCGACTTCCGGCTTGACGACGAAGGCAGGCCGGTGCGGATCGACCACCCGGGCTACGATTGCTGCGATTCTTTCTACTGGGCCGGCGGCGGCTTCAACGCGCTCACCACCTGCAATGCCTGGACCGCCGACAAGCTTCGCCTCGCGGGCGTGAAGACCAGCCTTTGGCCGCCCTTCGTCCCGGGGCTGCTGTGGAGATATCGCAAAGTTACAGAACGTAGCGGCTGA